A genomic window from Arthrobacter globiformis includes:
- a CDS encoding PTS sugar transporter subunit IIA, translating into MAEPLDRYDAELTTPDMVILEMDAEDKVDAASQLARKLYDAGRVSDLEGFLAHVNAREHQLATGLPGGVGLPHARSEFVSETSIAVGITKYGKALDFGASDGPATVVLLIATPASSFSDHLEVLATLARSLSKESFRESLRRAYDAEVIAELINSSLVFFDH; encoded by the coding sequence TTGGCGGAACCACTGGACCGTTACGACGCGGAACTCACCACACCGGACATGGTGATCCTCGAAATGGACGCCGAGGACAAGGTGGACGCGGCCAGCCAGCTGGCCAGGAAACTCTACGATGCCGGCCGCGTCTCAGACCTCGAGGGCTTCCTGGCGCACGTCAACGCCCGCGAGCACCAGCTGGCCACCGGCCTGCCCGGGGGAGTTGGCCTGCCGCACGCCCGCAGCGAGTTCGTCTCCGAGACCTCGATCGCCGTCGGGATCACCAAGTACGGCAAGGCCCTGGACTTCGGCGCCTCCGACGGTCCGGCCACCGTGGTCCTGCTCATCGCCACGCCGGCGAGCTCGTTCTCCGACCACCTTGAGGTGCTCGCCACCCTGGCCAGGTCGCTGTCCAAGGAATCGTTCCGCGAATCGCTGCGCCGGGCCTACGACGCCGAGGTCATCGCTGAGCTCATCAACTCAAGCCTGGTCTTCTTCGACCATTAG
- a CDS encoding ABC transporter ATP-binding protein → MSQPRHPAELNPKREPQRRLALKPYARAVAQVLRVSFRASPGAVLMKVAGSLISAVLPLVTTYFAGLTTTALAAAYNGDAGAGQQAIVYVIITAALGLFWGAFSSVDRYIQQLMSFRVGAIVGDLMYERFLALDFWRYDDKETVDLYDRAKRFSDSYARVLDRIAAIFTQLVSVILAIGALLLVSWWIAVIVLVAIVPSVYLQFKLSREQIAHWNTQVDSRRQRRMIETNLLRPQHIAEMRLYGIVGYLMGLRSRLRDADEKRRLDFQKRYIPKQLAADALQYAAEVVSLIWVVGQIIARAQPVGQFLYVQQIVSRALSTANNLVSSLSSIDEDLANLKDYELFMALPVHSSHAPPLLEAPKTVELRDIRFTYTGSDIEVIRGISMTIREGQHIAIVGENGAGKSTLIRILAGLYRPDSGQVMLDGVDLAAVDVTSWHRHLAVLSQEFLKYEFATAAENILFGDVDSPRNDERISRAAADAEALDFINKLPNGLDNHVSNWMEDPRGRKGSGLSGGQWQRLAMARNFYRNASFMVMDEPTSAIDALAEHRIFTRLFAERSSTIIAISHRLATIEKADIVYMLEDGRIVEQGTHRELVALRGRYFRMFESQLSVEEAGGI, encoded by the coding sequence ATGTCCCAACCACGCCATCCCGCCGAACTGAACCCGAAAAGGGAACCCCAGCGGCGGCTGGCACTCAAGCCCTATGCGCGTGCCGTCGCCCAGGTCCTCCGCGTCAGTTTCCGCGCGTCGCCAGGTGCCGTGCTCATGAAGGTGGCCGGATCGCTGATCTCGGCGGTCCTGCCCCTGGTCACCACGTACTTCGCCGGCCTGACCACCACTGCGCTGGCCGCCGCCTACAACGGGGACGCCGGCGCCGGGCAGCAGGCCATCGTCTACGTCATCATCACCGCCGCGCTGGGCCTGTTCTGGGGAGCCTTCAGCAGCGTGGACCGCTACATCCAGCAGCTCATGAGCTTCAGGGTGGGGGCCATCGTGGGCGACCTGATGTACGAGCGGTTCCTGGCGCTGGACTTCTGGCGGTACGACGACAAGGAAACGGTGGACCTCTACGACCGCGCCAAGCGGTTCTCCGATTCCTATGCCAGGGTCCTGGACCGGATCGCAGCCATCTTCACACAGCTGGTGTCGGTGATCCTGGCCATCGGCGCGCTGCTGCTGGTGAGCTGGTGGATCGCGGTGATCGTGCTGGTGGCGATCGTGCCCAGCGTCTACCTGCAGTTCAAGCTGTCCCGCGAGCAGATCGCGCACTGGAACACGCAGGTGGATTCGCGGCGGCAGCGGCGGATGATCGAGACCAACCTGCTCCGCCCGCAGCACATCGCCGAGATGCGCCTGTACGGGATCGTCGGATACCTGATGGGCCTGCGCTCCCGGCTCAGGGACGCGGACGAGAAGCGCCGGCTGGATTTCCAGAAGCGGTACATCCCCAAGCAGCTGGCGGCCGACGCCCTGCAGTACGCCGCGGAGGTTGTCTCGCTCATCTGGGTGGTGGGCCAGATCATCGCCCGGGCCCAGCCGGTGGGGCAGTTTCTCTACGTCCAGCAGATCGTCAGCCGGGCCCTGTCCACCGCGAACAACCTGGTGTCCTCGCTCAGCTCCATCGACGAGGACCTCGCCAACCTCAAGGACTATGAGCTGTTCATGGCGCTGCCCGTGCATTCCAGCCACGCGCCGCCGCTGCTGGAAGCTCCCAAGACGGTTGAGCTGCGGGACATCCGCTTCACCTACACCGGCAGCGACATCGAAGTGATCCGCGGCATCAGCATGACCATCCGCGAAGGCCAGCACATCGCCATCGTGGGGGAGAACGGCGCCGGCAAGTCCACGCTGATCCGCATCCTGGCCGGGCTTTACCGCCCGGACTCCGGCCAGGTGATGCTCGACGGCGTGGACCTCGCCGCGGTCGACGTCACCTCCTGGCACCGCCACCTGGCGGTGCTCAGCCAGGAGTTCCTTAAGTACGAGTTCGCCACCGCTGCCGAAAACATCCTGTTCGGCGATGTCGACTCGCCCCGGAACGACGAGCGGATCAGCCGCGCGGCCGCCGATGCCGAGGCCCTGGATTTCATCAACAAGCTGCCCAACGGCCTGGACAACCACGTCAGCAACTGGATGGAGGATCCGCGCGGCCGCAAGGGGAGCGGGCTGAGCGGCGGGCAGTGGCAGCGGCTCGCCATGGCGCGGAACTTCTACCGGAACGCCTCCTTCATGGTCATGGACGAGCCCACCTCCGCCATCGACGCGCTGGCGGAGCACCGGATCTTCACCCGGCTGTTCGCCGAGCGCAGCAGCACCATCATCGCCATCAGCCACCGGCTCGCCACGATCGAGAAGGCGGACATTGTGTACATGCTGGAGGACGGCCGGATCGTGGAGCAGGGCACGCACCGGGAACTGGTGGCACTCCGCGGCCGCTATTTCCGGATGTTCGAGTCCCAGCTCAGCGTCGAGGAAGCCGGCGGGATCTGA
- a CDS encoding GuaB3 family IMP dehydrogenase-related protein yields MTYEIEIGRGKRGRRAYSLDDIAIVPNRRTRDPKDVSVSWQIDAYKFDMPVIAAPMDSAMSPATAITLGKLGGLGVLDLEGLWTRYEDPQSVLDEIGALADETNSPAVTRRMQELYQAPIQPELITTRLAEIRAAGITVAGSLTPQRTQEHYKTVVAAGVDIFVIRGTTVSAEHVSKDHEPLNLKQFIYELDVPVIVGGAAGYTPALHLMRTGAAGVLVGFGGGATTTTRRALGIHSPMASAISDVAAARRDYMDESGGRYVHVIADGGMGTSGDIVKAIAMGADAVMLGTALARAEEAPGKGWHWGQEAHHLELPRGDRVNIGTVGPLEEVLFGPGHHTNGTSNLIGALRRSMATTGYSDLKEFQRVDVVVSPYAGN; encoded by the coding sequence GTGACTTACGAGATTGAGATTGGCCGTGGCAAGCGTGGGCGTCGTGCCTACTCCCTGGACGACATTGCGATCGTCCCCAACCGTCGCACCCGTGACCCCAAGGATGTCTCCGTCTCGTGGCAGATCGATGCCTACAAGTTCGACATGCCCGTCATCGCGGCACCCATGGACTCCGCCATGTCCCCGGCGACGGCCATCACGCTCGGCAAGCTCGGCGGCCTGGGCGTCCTGGACCTTGAGGGCCTCTGGACCCGGTACGAGGACCCGCAGTCCGTGCTGGACGAGATCGGGGCGCTTGCCGACGAAACCAACAGCCCCGCCGTCACCCGCCGGATGCAGGAGCTCTACCAGGCACCCATCCAGCCCGAACTGATCACCACGCGCCTTGCCGAAATCCGCGCCGCGGGTATCACCGTGGCCGGGTCGCTGACCCCGCAGCGCACCCAGGAACACTACAAGACCGTGGTGGCCGCCGGCGTCGACATCTTTGTGATCCGCGGGACCACGGTTTCCGCCGAGCACGTCTCGAAGGACCACGAGCCGCTGAACCTCAAGCAGTTCATCTACGAACTCGACGTCCCCGTCATCGTGGGCGGTGCCGCCGGCTACACGCCCGCCCTGCACCTCATGCGCACCGGCGCGGCCGGCGTCCTGGTCGGCTTCGGCGGCGGCGCCACCACCACCACGCGCCGCGCCCTCGGCATCCACTCGCCGATGGCCTCCGCGATCTCCGACGTCGCCGCCGCCCGCCGCGACTACATGGATGAGTCCGGCGGACGCTACGTCCACGTGATTGCCGACGGCGGCATGGGCACCTCCGGCGACATCGTCAAGGCCATCGCCATGGGCGCCGACGCCGTCATGCTCGGCACCGCCCTCGCCCGGGCGGAGGAGGCCCCCGGAAAGGGCTGGCACTGGGGTCAGGAAGCCCACCACCTGGAACTGCCCCGCGGCGACAGGGTCAACATCGGAACCGTCGGTCCGCTCGAAGAGGTGCTCTTCGGGCCGGGCCACCACACCAACGGAACCTCCAACCTGATTGGCGCGCTCCGCCGCTCCATGGCCACCACCGGCTATTCGGACCTCAAGGAGTTCCAGCGGGTCGACGTCGTGGTTTCGCCCTACGCCGGAAACTGA
- a CDS encoding SURF1 family protein has translation MWKTALQPRWIAGLVFAIAVSGVFVLLSQWQFGRSTQPEVPVNPATEQVQALTKTLQPGDFFRGSVADQMVEASGTYDPAKQVLVAGRLKDGKTGYWVVTAFAVADAPVLKGAAASPKTYIPVARGWIADPADASAPPSGVIRLTGRLLPSEAPVPNAAPEPGRATAVSVAELINAWNVSSYPAFVSATAEKSGTADVGAAAGSGLEPLSIAAQPPAAKVNWLNLFYSVEWIVFAGFALFIWWRLVKDDYRRSLEDADDHDAGGHSHDGPEPTQPNEIQQKVQP, from the coding sequence GTGTGGAAAACAGCCCTCCAGCCCCGGTGGATCGCAGGCCTGGTCTTTGCGATCGCCGTTTCGGGTGTCTTTGTGCTCCTGAGCCAGTGGCAGTTCGGCCGTTCCACGCAGCCCGAGGTGCCGGTCAACCCCGCCACGGAGCAGGTCCAGGCCTTAACGAAAACCCTGCAACCGGGTGACTTCTTCCGTGGTTCGGTGGCGGACCAGATGGTCGAGGCGTCCGGCACCTACGACCCGGCGAAGCAGGTCCTGGTTGCGGGCCGGCTGAAGGACGGCAAGACCGGATACTGGGTGGTCACAGCGTTCGCGGTGGCGGACGCCCCCGTGCTCAAAGGGGCGGCAGCCTCACCGAAGACCTATATACCGGTGGCCCGCGGCTGGATCGCCGATCCCGCTGACGCCAGCGCCCCGCCGTCGGGCGTTATCCGGCTGACCGGACGGCTCCTGCCGTCCGAGGCGCCGGTGCCCAACGCCGCCCCTGAACCCGGCCGGGCGACGGCAGTCTCGGTGGCTGAACTCATCAATGCCTGGAACGTCAGCAGTTACCCCGCGTTCGTTTCCGCCACGGCGGAAAAGTCAGGAACGGCCGACGTCGGTGCTGCCGCCGGCAGCGGCCTGGAACCGCTCAGCATCGCCGCCCAGCCGCCGGCCGCGAAGGTCAACTGGCTGAACCTGTTCTACTCCGTGGAGTGGATCGTTTTTGCCGGATTTGCCCTGTTCATCTGGTGGCGGCTGGTCAAGGACGACTACCGCAGAAGCCTCGAGGACGCCGATGACCACGACGCCGGTGGCCACAGCCACGACGGACCAGAACCTACCCAACCCAACGAGATCCAACAAAAGGTACAGCCATGA
- the guaB gene encoding IMP dehydrogenase, with protein MTQPEHDPFGFIGLTYDDVLLLPGHTDVIPSDADTSSRISKRITVQTPLLSAAMDTVTESRMAIAMARQGGLGVVHRNLAIDDQADQVDRVKRSESGMITNPLTIGPEATLQELDELCARYRVSGLPVVDDGNRLLGIVTNRDTRFVPESDFPIRLVSDVMTKMPLVTGHVGISREEASHKLATNKIEKLPLVDEQGRLKGLITTKDFTKAEQYPLATKDDEGRLRVGAAIGFFGDGWERAMKLVDAGVDALFVDTANGHSQGVLDMIRRLKSDPVAAHVDIIGGQAATREGAQALIDAGADGIKVGVGPGSICTTRVVAGVGVPQITAIYESAKAAIPAGVPLIADGGLQYSGDIGKALVAGADTVMLGSLLAGCDESPGELIFVNGKQFKSYRGMGSLGAMQSRGKNTSYSKDRYFQADVSGDDKLIPEGIEGRVAYRGPLASVAYQLVGGLRQTMFYVGSPTIPELKARGKFVRITPAGLKESHPHDIQMTVEAPNYGSR; from the coding sequence ATGACCCAGCCCGAGCACGACCCCTTCGGCTTCATCGGCCTGACGTACGACGACGTCCTGCTGCTTCCCGGCCACACCGACGTGATCCCCTCCGACGCCGACACGTCGTCCCGGATCTCCAAGCGCATCACCGTCCAGACGCCGCTGCTTTCCGCGGCCATGGACACCGTCACCGAGTCCCGGATGGCCATCGCCATGGCCCGCCAGGGCGGCCTCGGCGTCGTCCACCGCAACCTCGCGATCGACGACCAGGCCGACCAGGTGGACCGCGTCAAGCGCAGCGAGTCGGGCATGATCACGAACCCACTCACCATCGGCCCCGAGGCCACGCTGCAGGAACTTGACGAACTGTGCGCCCGCTACCGCGTCTCCGGTCTTCCCGTGGTTGACGACGGCAACCGGCTCCTCGGCATCGTCACCAACCGCGACACCCGCTTTGTGCCGGAATCCGACTTCCCGATCCGCCTGGTCAGCGACGTCATGACCAAGATGCCGCTCGTCACCGGCCACGTGGGCATCAGCCGCGAAGAGGCCTCGCACAAGCTGGCCACGAACAAGATCGAGAAGCTCCCGCTGGTGGACGAGCAGGGGCGCCTGAAGGGCCTCATCACCACCAAGGACTTCACCAAGGCCGAGCAGTACCCGCTGGCCACCAAGGACGACGAGGGCCGGCTGCGTGTCGGTGCCGCCATCGGCTTCTTCGGTGACGGCTGGGAGCGGGCCATGAAGCTGGTGGACGCCGGCGTTGACGCTCTCTTTGTGGACACCGCGAACGGCCATTCACAGGGTGTGCTGGACATGATCCGCCGCCTCAAGTCAGATCCGGTTGCTGCGCACGTGGACATCATTGGCGGCCAGGCTGCCACCCGCGAAGGCGCCCAGGCGCTGATCGACGCCGGTGCCGACGGCATCAAGGTGGGCGTCGGCCCGGGCTCCATCTGCACCACCCGCGTCGTGGCTGGCGTGGGCGTTCCGCAGATCACCGCCATCTACGAATCGGCGAAGGCTGCCATTCCGGCCGGCGTTCCGCTGATCGCCGACGGCGGACTCCAGTACTCCGGCGACATCGGCAAGGCGCTGGTCGCCGGTGCTGACACCGTGATGCTCGGCTCCCTGCTGGCCGGCTGTGACGAGTCGCCGGGTGAGCTCATCTTCGTCAACGGCAAGCAGTTCAAGAGCTACCGTGGCATGGGCTCCCTCGGGGCCATGCAGTCGCGCGGCAAGAACACGTCCTACTCGAAGGACCGCTACTTCCAGGCGGACGTCTCCGGCGATGACAAGCTCATTCCCGAGGGCATCGAAGGCCGTGTGGCCTACCGCGGCCCGCTGGCGTCGGTGGCTTACCAGCTGGTGGGCGGCCTCCGCCAGACCATGTTCTACGTGGGTTCCCCGACCATTCCCGAGCTCAAGGCCCGCGGCAAGTTTGTCCGCATCACCCCGGCCGGCCTGAAGGAATCGCACCCGCACGACATCCAGATGACCGTCGAGGCGCCGAACTACGGTTCACGCTAA
- a CDS encoding DUF3817 domain-containing protein, whose protein sequence is MIEPKPAIQPSNPTGAAKKRRFGGTEAQIRSALKFYKVMAYLTGAMLLLLCAELVARYGFGQYLFAGGTDALTGQPFGFGFAQAEPKGVLGGFNVSVTVLIVHGWMYVVYLMSNFRLWTLMRWPFAKMILLALGGVVPFLSFIVEKKFHAEVEAELAANPQAASRY, encoded by the coding sequence ATGATCGAACCCAAGCCGGCCATCCAGCCCTCGAACCCCACCGGGGCGGCGAAGAAGCGACGCTTCGGCGGCACGGAGGCACAGATCCGCTCCGCCCTGAAGTTCTACAAGGTCATGGCCTACCTCACGGGTGCCATGCTGCTGCTGCTGTGCGCCGAGCTGGTGGCCCGCTACGGCTTCGGCCAGTACCTCTTCGCCGGCGGAACGGACGCCCTGACCGGCCAGCCGTTCGGCTTCGGCTTCGCGCAGGCGGAACCGAAGGGCGTCCTCGGCGGGTTCAACGTGTCCGTGACCGTTCTCATCGTCCACGGCTGGATGTACGTCGTGTACCTGATGTCCAATTTCCGGCTTTGGACGCTGATGCGCTGGCCGTTCGCCAAAATGATCCTGCTGGCACTCGGCGGCGTGGTCCCGTTCCTGTCCTTCATCGTGGAGAAGAAGTTCCACGCCGAGGTGGAGGCCGAACTCGCCGCCAACCCGCAGGCCGCCAGCCGCTACTGA
- the guaA gene encoding glutamine-hydrolyzing GMP synthase has protein sequence MTTPTASQTSQKPVLVVDYGAQYAQLIARRVREANVYSEVVPHTYSTEQLLAKNPAAIILSGGPASVYADGAPSVGADLFEAGVPVFGICYGFQAMANALGGKVDKTGLREYGSTQTTILGEGRSVLEGMPQHQNTWMSHGDSVHEAPEGFEVLATTAGAEVAAFANEEKCLYGVQWHPEVKHSAYGQQVLENFLFKGAKLEPNWTTGNILEEQVERIRKQIGDARVICGLSGGVDSAVAAALVQRAVGDQLTCVFVDHGLLREGEAEQVERDFVAATGVKLYVANEQERFQAALAGVSDPETKRKIIGREFIRAFEEAELAIIAEAAAHGEKIKFLVQGTLYPDVVESGGGEGAANIKSHHNVGGLPEDLQFELVEPLRALFKDEVRAVGAQLGLPQEIVGRQPFPGPGLGIRIVGEVTKERLDLLRKADAIARAELTAAGLDNDVWQMPVVLLADVRSVGVQGDGRTYGHPIVLRPVSSEDAMTADWSRLPYDLLARISNRITNEVDGVNRVVLDVTSKPPGTIEWE, from the coding sequence GTGACTACTCCCACTGCATCCCAAACTTCCCAGAAGCCGGTGCTGGTTGTTGACTACGGTGCCCAGTACGCGCAGCTGATTGCCCGCCGCGTCCGGGAAGCGAATGTGTATTCGGAAGTGGTTCCGCATACCTACAGCACTGAGCAGCTCCTGGCCAAGAACCCCGCCGCCATCATCCTCTCCGGCGGACCCGCCAGCGTCTACGCCGACGGTGCCCCGAGCGTCGGCGCCGACCTTTTCGAGGCCGGTGTTCCGGTCTTCGGCATCTGCTACGGCTTCCAGGCCATGGCCAACGCCCTCGGCGGCAAGGTGGACAAGACCGGCCTGCGGGAGTACGGCTCCACCCAGACCACCATCCTCGGTGAAGGCCGTTCCGTCCTCGAAGGAATGCCCCAGCACCAGAACACCTGGATGAGCCACGGTGACTCCGTCCATGAGGCTCCCGAGGGCTTTGAGGTGCTGGCCACCACAGCGGGCGCTGAAGTTGCCGCCTTCGCCAATGAGGAGAAGTGCCTGTACGGCGTGCAGTGGCACCCCGAGGTGAAGCACTCGGCCTACGGCCAGCAGGTCCTGGAGAACTTCCTGTTCAAGGGCGCCAAGCTGGAACCGAACTGGACCACGGGCAACATCCTCGAGGAGCAGGTGGAGCGCATCCGCAAGCAGATCGGCGATGCCCGGGTCATCTGCGGCCTCTCCGGCGGTGTGGATTCCGCTGTTGCCGCAGCCCTCGTCCAGCGCGCCGTGGGCGACCAGCTGACCTGTGTCTTCGTCGACCACGGGCTGCTTCGCGAAGGCGAGGCCGAGCAGGTGGAGCGCGACTTCGTTGCCGCCACCGGTGTAAAGCTCTACGTGGCCAACGAGCAGGAGCGCTTCCAGGCCGCACTGGCCGGCGTCAGCGACCCCGAGACCAAGCGCAAGATCATCGGCCGCGAGTTTATCCGTGCGTTCGAAGAGGCCGAACTGGCGATCATCGCCGAGGCAGCGGCACACGGTGAAAAGATCAAGTTCCTCGTGCAGGGCACCCTGTACCCGGACGTCGTCGAATCCGGCGGCGGCGAGGGCGCCGCGAACATCAAGAGCCACCACAATGTGGGCGGACTGCCCGAGGACCTGCAGTTCGAGCTCGTTGAGCCGCTGCGCGCCCTGTTCAAGGACGAGGTGCGCGCCGTGGGCGCCCAGCTCGGCCTGCCCCAGGAGATCGTTGGCCGCCAGCCGTTCCCCGGCCCCGGCCTGGGAATCCGCATCGTCGGCGAGGTCACCAAGGAACGCCTGGACCTGCTCCGCAAGGCAGACGCCATCGCCCGCGCAGAACTGACCGCTGCCGGACTCGACAACGACGTCTGGCAGATGCCCGTGGTTCTCCTCGCGGACGTCCGGAGCGTGGGGGTCCAGGGTGACGGCCGTACCTACGGCCACCCGATCGTGCTGCGCCCCGTCTCCTCCGAGGACGCCATGACGGCCGACTGGTCGCGGCTTCCCTACGACCTGCTGGCACGGATCTCCAACCGGATCACCAATGAGGTCGACGGCGTCAACCGCGTGGTGCTCGACGTCACCAGCAAGCCGCCGGGAACCATCGAGTGGGAATAG